One stretch of Dehalococcoidia bacterium DNA includes these proteins:
- a CDS encoding MarR family transcriptional regulator produces the protein MSEPPSTLRSAASVEQAAQVEAVATRLHSVAIHLLRRLRREDEALGISAARLSALSVVGFGGPRTLGELAAAEQVRPPTMTRIVAALERAGLVERVRDATDGRIVRIAATPRGRALLAAGRDRRTSRLAARLDTLPPDDLATLDRAGVLLEALLREEAADG, from the coding sequence GTGAGCGAGCCGCCTTCAACGCTGCGCAGCGCGGCTTCTGTCGAGCAGGCGGCGCAGGTCGAGGCCGTGGCGACGCGGCTGCACAGCGTCGCCATCCACCTGCTGCGGCGGCTGCGGCGCGAGGATGAGGCGCTGGGCATCAGCGCGGCGCGGCTCTCGGCGCTCTCCGTCGTCGGCTTCGGCGGCCCGCGCACGCTGGGCGAGCTGGCGGCGGCCGAACAGGTGCGTCCGCCGACGATGACGCGCATCGTGGCCGCGCTGGAACGGGCGGGGCTGGTCGAGCGCGTGCGCGACGCGACGGATGGCCGCATCGTGCGCATCGCCGCCACGCCGCGCGGCCGCGCCCTGCTGGCAGCGGGTCGCGACCGGCGCACAAGTCGCCTGGCCGCGCGGCTGGACACGCTGCCGCCCGACGACCTGGCCACGCTCGATCGCGCCGGCGTCCTGCTCGAAGCGCTGCTGCGCGAGGAAGCGGCGGACGGCTAA
- a CDS encoding YbhB/YbcL family Raf kinase inhibitor-like protein → MALLLCAALTACGSSKPRPGPATPSPPPAATPGRGLTVSSTAFTPDGPIPPDFTCDGANVSPPLSWSVPARGAAAYAVVVDDPDAPGGSFTHWLLLDLPATATSLPQGVPAAERPAIGGVQGRNDGGVTGYSGPCPSGGPAHYYRFTVYALDQPLNLAPVPGKGGVLNAMRGHILAQGTLVGTYQRAGR, encoded by the coding sequence GTGGCGCTGCTGCTCTGCGCCGCGCTTACCGCCTGCGGCAGCAGCAAGCCGCGACCGGGTCCAGCCACGCCCAGCCCGCCGCCCGCGGCCACGCCGGGACGTGGCCTGACGGTGAGCAGCACCGCGTTCACGCCCGACGGCCCGATTCCGCCGGACTTCACCTGCGATGGCGCCAACGTTTCGCCGCCCCTGAGCTGGAGCGTGCCGGCACGCGGCGCCGCCGCCTACGCCGTCGTGGTGGACGACCCGGACGCGCCGGGCGGCAGCTTCACGCACTGGCTGTTGCTCGACCTGCCGGCCACGGCCACGAGCCTGCCGCAGGGCGTGCCGGCGGCAGAGCGGCCGGCGATCGGCGGTGTGCAGGGGCGGAACGATGGCGGTGTCACCGGCTACAGCGGGCCGTGCCCTTCGGGTGGGCCGGCGCACTACTACCGCTTCACCGTGTACGCGCTCGATCAGCCGCTCAACCTCGCGCCCGTGCCGGGCAAGGGCGGCGTCTTGAATGCGATGCGGGGGCACATTCTCGCGCAGGGTACGCTCGTCGGCACCTACCAGCGAGCGGGGCGCTGA
- a CDS encoding nitrile hydratase accessory protein, whose amino-acid sequence MYERQRNIVRRADGRPVNVARPRGQLFVCKDGCCCGRVEDGFASVPAGLYHEEWERRRLRNIVHLTVGGCLGPCALANVALLLFDGHALWFHSLNHGALVYRLYDYIETLLDADGFVPPPPPLDSLQFSASAWQERPDGQPVDDARPRHACAAPIPRFITSPPILREGGIDRGAIGAEGAAGVVDRLIADMAGEAAAPRKNGELIFEAPWQGRAFGMAVALHEEQLYAWEEFRQRLIGEIARADAGGDPSGYYERWLAAFEALLIERGVVSEEELTERTYQFDFGERDDVF is encoded by the coding sequence ATGTACGAGCGCCAGCGCAACATCGTGCGGCGCGCCGACGGCCGGCCCGTGAACGTGGCGCGGCCGCGCGGCCAGCTCTTCGTCTGCAAGGACGGCTGCTGCTGCGGGCGGGTGGAAGACGGCTTCGCCTCCGTGCCCGCCGGCCTCTACCACGAGGAGTGGGAGCGGCGGCGGCTGCGCAATATCGTGCACCTCACGGTCGGCGGCTGCCTCGGCCCCTGCGCCCTCGCCAACGTGGCGCTGCTGCTGTTCGACGGCCATGCCCTCTGGTTCCATTCGCTCAACCATGGGGCGCTGGTCTATCGCCTCTACGACTACATCGAGACCTTGCTCGACGCCGACGGCTTCGTGCCGCCGCCGCCGCCGCTCGACAGCCTGCAGTTCAGCGCCTCCGCCTGGCAGGAGCGGCCGGACGGCCAGCCGGTGGACGACGCTCGCCCGCGCCACGCCTGCGCGGCCCCCATCCCCCGGTTCATAACTTCGCCCCCAATACTGAGGGAAGGGGGGATCGATCGCGGGGCGATTGGGGCTGAAGGCGCGGCTGGGGTGGTCGATCGGTTAATCGCCGATATGGCCGGCGAGGCGGCGGCGCCGCGCAAGAACGGCGAGCTGATTTTCGAGGCGCCCTGGCAGGGCCGCGCCTTCGGCATGGCGGTGGCGCTGCACGAAGAGCAGCTCTACGCATGGGAGGAGTTCCGCCAGCGGCTGATCGGCGAGATCGCCCGCGCCGACGCCGGCGGCGACCCTTCGGGCTACTACGAGCGCTGGCTGGCCGCCTTCGAGGCGCTGCTGATCGAGCGCGGCGTCGTCTCGGAGGAAGAGCTCACCGAGCGCACCTACCAGTTCGACTTCGGCGAGCGCGACGACGTCTTTTAG
- the nthA gene encoding nitrile hydratase subunit alpha, protein MGKNHPNVDQYVASRVRALESLLLEKGILPPDLVDRVVRQYAEDTGPLAGARAVARAWVKPEYRRLLLEQPKAALAELGLDYGDLRVVENTPAVHNMVVCTLCSCYPWAVLGLPPTWYKQPAYRSRAVIEPRAVLREFGVEIAPEREVRVWDSSAELRYMVLPLRPAGSEGLSEEQLVPLVSRDSLIGVAELAMPAAVAAN, encoded by the coding sequence GTGGGCAAGAACCATCCGAACGTCGATCAGTACGTCGCCTCGCGCGTGCGGGCGCTGGAATCGCTGCTGCTGGAGAAGGGCATCCTGCCGCCCGACCTGGTGGACCGCGTCGTGCGGCAGTACGCCGAGGACACGGGGCCGCTGGCCGGCGCACGCGCCGTGGCTCGCGCCTGGGTGAAGCCCGAGTATCGGCGCCTGCTGCTCGAACAGCCCAAAGCGGCGCTCGCCGAGCTGGGCCTCGACTACGGCGACCTGCGCGTCGTGGAGAACACGCCGGCCGTGCACAACATGGTCGTCTGCACGCTCTGCTCCTGCTATCCCTGGGCGGTGCTGGGCCTGCCGCCGACCTGGTACAAGCAGCCGGCCTATCGCTCGCGCGCCGTGATCGAGCCGCGCGCCGTGCTGCGTGAGTTCGGCGTCGAGATCGCACCCGAGCGCGAGGTGCGCGTCTGGGACAGCAGCGCCGAGCTGCGCTACATGGTGCTGCCGCTGCGTCCGGCCGGCAGCGAGGGGCTGAGCGAGGAGCAGCTCGTGCCGCTGGTCTCGCGCGACTCGCTGATCGGCGTGGCCGAACTCGCCATGCCTGCCGCCGTGGCCGCGAACTGA
- a CDS encoding ankyrin repeat domain-containing protein, with amino-acid sequence MAQATELFAAIEAGDAATVRGLLAAEPALAGACNAGGLPAVLFALYRMQGESVEALLAARPSLDPFAAAALGREARVAELLKADPARASAFSADGFSALHLAAFFGHAAAARVLLDAGAAVNAVARNPMQVQPLHSAVAGLHHAVCALLLERGAEVNARQQAGWTPLHAAAQHGDRALVRALLAAGADPSQANDAGETAATIAARSDHGELAVLFREHGHARRAPAP; translated from the coding sequence ATGGCGCAAGCGACGGAGCTGTTCGCGGCGATCGAGGCGGGCGACGCGGCCACGGTGCGCGGACTGCTGGCGGCCGAGCCGGCGCTGGCCGGCGCCTGCAACGCCGGCGGGCTGCCCGCCGTGCTCTTCGCACTCTACCGCATGCAGGGCGAGAGCGTGGAGGCGCTGCTGGCCGCGCGGCCGTCGCTCGATCCATTCGCCGCGGCCGCGCTCGGCCGGGAGGCGCGTGTTGCGGAGTTGCTCAAGGCCGATCCGGCGCGGGCGAGCGCGTTCTCCGCCGACGGCTTCAGCGCGTTGCACCTGGCGGCCTTCTTCGGTCACGCCGCGGCGGCGCGGGTGCTGCTGGATGCCGGCGCCGCGGTCAACGCCGTCGCCCGCAACCCGATGCAGGTGCAACCGCTGCACAGCGCCGTGGCCGGCCTGCATCACGCCGTCTGTGCTCTGCTGCTGGAGCGCGGCGCTGAGGTGAACGCCCGCCAGCAGGCCGGCTGGACGCCACTGCACGCCGCCGCGCAGCACGGCGACCGCGCCCTGGTCCGGGCGCTGCTCGCCGCGGGCGCCGATCCGTCCCAGGCGAACGACGCCGGCGAGACGGCCGCGACCATCGCCGCCAGGAGCGACCACGGCGAGTTGGCCGTGCTCTTCCGGGAACACGGTCACGCAAGGCGCGCGCCCGCGCCTTGA
- the nthB gene encoding nitrile hydratase subunit beta, with the protein MDGIHDLGGMHGFGPVVREANEPPFHAPWEAAMVAIQHAVGGRGQNLVNIDEFRHGIERMGNAAYLNTSYYEHWLDGVTRVLLEKGVIAAAELEKRADFFTSHPDSPASAALSRPPPPVQRPVQRFMPGTEREPAAPPRFKSGDAVVTRNLHPRGHTRLPRYARGKHGVIHHYHGAHVFPDAHAHGQGEQPQPLYSVRFAAAELFGPVAEPREFVYLDLWEPYLDRA; encoded by the coding sequence ATGGACGGCATCCACGACCTGGGCGGCATGCACGGCTTCGGCCCCGTCGTGCGCGAGGCGAACGAGCCGCCGTTCCACGCGCCCTGGGAGGCGGCGATGGTCGCCATCCAGCACGCCGTGGGCGGGCGCGGCCAGAACCTGGTCAACATCGACGAGTTCCGCCACGGCATCGAGCGCATGGGCAACGCCGCCTATCTGAACACCAGCTACTACGAGCACTGGTTGGACGGCGTCACCCGCGTGCTGCTGGAGAAGGGCGTCATCGCCGCCGCGGAACTGGAGAAGCGCGCGGACTTCTTCACGTCCCACCCCGATTCGCCGGCAAGCGCCGCGCTCTCCCGCCCGCCGCCGCCCGTGCAGCGCCCCGTGCAGCGCTTCATGCCCGGCACCGAGCGGGAGCCGGCCGCGCCCCCGCGTTTCAAGTCCGGAGATGCCGTGGTCACGCGCAACCTGCACCCACGCGGCCACACACGCCTGCCGCGCTACGCCCGCGGCAAGCACGGCGTCATCCACCACTATCACGGCGCGCACGTCTTCCCAGACGCGCACGCGCACGGCCAGGGCGAGCAGCCGCAGCCGCTCTACAGCGTGCGCTTCGCGGCCGCCGAGCTGTTCGGCCCCGTCGCCGAGCCGCGTGAGTTCGTCTACCTCGATCTGTGGGAGCCGTACCTTGACAGGGCGTAG